Genomic DNA from Noviherbaspirillum saxi:
CGGAGCAATTCACGCTGCTGATCACACCGATGTAGTTGCGTGTCGCTACACGCCCGTCCTTGCGCACGATGCCATCGAAGAATAGCGGAACCTGGGGTGTTTTCTCGGGCTTGATATCGGCGCAAAACGCATAGTCGCGCTCGAAGTCCTGCATCGCGAGATTATGCAGATGGATATGCGCGCCCTTGCGGATGTTGCGTGTGGCAACGCCAATGATCTGCCCGTAGCGGCGTACCGGCTCACCGGAAGCGATATCGCGGCTGGCGATCTTGTGCCCGGCCGGGATGGGATCGACCGCTGGAAAATCCGCGTCGGCCAACTCGGCGCCCGCGTTGATGTTTTGGACCGCGATCAGTACGTCGTCTTCCGGGCCAAGGCGCAAGACCCGCGCTGGTGCGTCGGTTTTGCCGATCGCCGATACCGGTATGAATGTTTCGTTTGCCACCATATCTCCCGAGTTGGTGCTTGAACGGCAAGTCTATTTGAGTTTTCAAAATGGGTAAAGTGGTAATACCAATATACCTGTGGAAAACGATATGGACCTCTTCCCGGTTCGACGTTGACGTACCTCAATTAATTCGGCAGACAGGGAATCGGTGGACAACTCCCAGCGCGGTTAATACAATGATAAATTGGAAAGCTGGTAAGGCCAGTAGAAAGTTCGACATATGCTGTGGGCTCTACGCCTTTGCGCTGTGACACCTGCCAAGGTCATACAGCTTGCCGCTGCGTACTCAAGCATAATGGCGTCCAGACATTCTTTTATTTGGCAAAGAAACACATGCCCATTCAAGCCATAGAGCCGAAGCGACTTTATCGCCAAATCAGCGACCAGCTGCGCACCCTCATACAAAAAGGCGAATTCCCGATCGGGTCCCGGCTACCCGCCGAACGCGACCTGTCGGAACAACTCGGCGTCAGCCGGCCTTCATTGCGCGAGGCGTTGATCGCGCTCGAAGTCGAAGGCTACATCGAAGTCCGCATGGGGTCCGGCATTTATGTATGCGAGCCGCCTTCGTCCGACCGCTCGGGTTACGACTTGTCATCCGAGGAGGGACCGCTGGAACTGATCCAGGCGCGCGCCGTGCTCGAAGGCGAGGTCGCCGCACTCGCTGCAAAGACCGGAAAGAAAGCGCAATTCGATGCAGTCGAAGAAGCCATCGATGCGATGGAAGCCGATGCAAGCGCCGGCATCAAACCCCTCGAGACCGATCGCCTGTTCCACATACGGGTCGCCGAGGCGACCGGCAACAGCGTATTGGTCGGCACGGTCAAGCGCCTGAACGATCTCCGTCTCGGTCCTTTATACGATCAACTCCACAGCCATTTTGAAAACGGCGATACCTGGCAGCAGGCGATCGAAGAGCACCGCGAAGTGCTCGCGGCCTTGCGCGCCAAAGACGCGGTCAAGGCAAAGGCCGCAATGCGGCGCCATATGGAAATTGCCTATAAGCGGATGACTGCCAGCCTGACAAAGACGCCGGCTCAGGCAAAGGGAACACGCGCTACCGGCAAGAAGAAGGCAAGCGCGCGCGGCACGAAGGCGGCCAAAGCCAGTTAGGGATTCATCTTGGCAAGCATGTGGTCCAGCACATGCGTATGCTCATGTTGCGGACTGAAGAGAATGACTTCCGCATTTTCTTCGACTTTTACGGTGTGTCCCGGCGGCCAATAGAACAAGTCGTTCTTGCTGGTCACTTCCTGAGTGCCATCGCCATAGGTCGTGGTCAGCTTACCCTCCAGAACGTAACCCCAATGCGGTGCCTGGCACATGTCCCCTTCCAAGCCTTGCAGTAACGGTGAGATATCCATTCCTGCCGGCAGGGAAAAATATTCGCCGCTGATTTTTCCGTAACCGCTTGCATCCCCGAAATCGGTTTTCTGACGGGCTGTCGCGCCCGGGATCCCGATCTTTACCGGGACTTCATCTTTGGCGATATGCATGGCGTCTCCTTTATGACGGAGGGTTCGTCGGGCTGTTCAGAATAAACAGCATTAAAGCTGAAGCTGACATTAGCATAAGGATGTTAAGCCGTCACCGAATTGACACAAGGATGCAACTCTTTTTCACTTTTAGACCACTCATGCCGTCTATGCTTGACGAATGGACTGTCACGCTATTTCAGTGGAGAAAGATAAAATGGGTTGCGTATCCAGTAAATACACAGACGGCTCAACGCACGTTTCGTGTTTAACCGATGTAAGCCGTTCCAACGGTAGTGCGAACGCAATAGCACATGCATCATTCGATCATTGCACGCCCGTTTCCCCGGCTGCCGTCCCTCATCCGTCAAGCCAGGCCAAACGGCCGTCGCAACGAACTTCATCGTCAAGCTTGGTTGGACAAAGTCCTAAGATCATGTTCAAGACCAGGCCCTCTTCGCAAGCGTCCAGAGCATCACGAAACACTGAACCGAAATGGGATACCGAAAAATTTCACGCCGCCACAGTCGGCCAGGATTGGTGCAGTGGGATGAGCGAGGAGCAGGTAAACGTTCTTGTCGATTTCATGAACATCGCTATTGTAAAAAAAATGGACG
This window encodes:
- a CDS encoding FadR/GntR family transcriptional regulator produces the protein MPIQAIEPKRLYRQISDQLRTLIQKGEFPIGSRLPAERDLSEQLGVSRPSLREALIALEVEGYIEVRMGSGIYVCEPPSSDRSGYDLSSEEGPLELIQARAVLEGEVAALAAKTGKKAQFDAVEEAIDAMEADASAGIKPLETDRLFHIRVAEATGNSVLVGTVKRLNDLRLGPLYDQLHSHFENGDTWQQAIEEHREVLAALRAKDAVKAKAAMRRHMEIAYKRMTASLTKTPAQAKGTRATGKKKASARGTKAAKAS
- a CDS encoding cupin domain-containing protein; the protein is MHIAKDEVPVKIGIPGATARQKTDFGDASGYGKISGEYFSLPAGMDISPLLQGLEGDMCQAPHWGYVLEGKLTTTYGDGTQEVTSKNDLFYWPPGHTVKVEENAEVILFSPQHEHTHVLDHMLAKMNP